Proteins encoded in a region of the Dorea longicatena genome:
- a CDS encoding YlmC/YmxH family sporulation protein, whose translation MAKVRLSEWKKKEVINCCDCKKLGYIEDLIIDECKGCIEALVVPEGGKWCNFFGDGTEYIIPFSCIKRIGPDLILVEIHEEK comes from the coding sequence ATGGCAAAAGTTCGATTAAGTGAATGGAAGAAAAAAGAAGTGATCAACTGCTGTGACTGTAAAAAGCTTGGTTATATAGAGGATTTGATCATTGATGAATGTAAAGGATGCATAGAGGCCCTGGTGGTACCGGAGGGAGGAAAATGGTGTAATTTTTTCGGAGATGGGACGGAGTATATCATTCCTTTTTCCTGCATTAAAAGGATTGGTCCGGACCTGATTCTGGTGGAAATCCATGAAGAAAAATAG
- the nrdR gene encoding transcriptional regulator NrdR, with protein MKCPYCNNPDTRVIDSRPAEDGSSIRRRRSCDVCGKRFTTYEKVETIPLTVIKKDNTREQYDRRKVENGVVRACYKRPVATADIQKVVDRIETKVFSLEEKEIPSSAIGEAVMDELKALDEVAYVRFASVYREFKDVSTFMDELKKILE; from the coding sequence ATGAAGTGCCCATATTGCAATAATCCGGATACAAGAGTTATCGATTCCAGACCGGCAGAAGACGGGAGTTCTATCAGACGCCGCCGTTCATGTGATGTATGCGGCAAACGTTTTACGACATATGAGAAAGTAGAGACAATTCCACTGACTGTGATCAAAAAGGACAATACAAGAGAGCAGTATGATCGTCGGAAAGTAGAGAATGGAGTTGTGCGTGCTTGCTATAAACGACCGGTTGCAACAGCAGATATTCAGAAAGTTGTTGACAGAATAGAGACAAAAGTTTTCAGCCTGGAGGAAAAAGAGATTCCAAGCAGTGCGATCGGAGAAGCAGTCATGGATGAACTGAAGGCACTGGATGAAGTTGCTTATGTCAGATTTGCATCTGTTTACAGAGAATTTAAAGATGTAAGTACGTTTATGGATGAATTAAAGAAGATATTAGAATAA
- the truA gene encoding tRNA pseudouridine(38-40) synthase TruA has product MRTYKLTISYDGSRYQGWQRQATTDNTIQYILEWSIGKLVGYRVHIDGSGRTDAGVHARGQVASVKLSKLYDTKELKDSLNRYLPEDIRIVKVELAKNGFHARKSAKGKKYEYYIDCREKPDVFSRRYCYHYPEKLDIEAMRDATKYLIGPKNFTSFTDDKECKDPIRKITNIKIVSSGEKVRITYYGTGFLYHMVRILTGTLLEIGAGKRDASMLPVVIAAEDRSLAGFLAPARGLFLRKVYY; this is encoded by the coding sequence ATGAGAACATATAAGTTAACCATTTCCTATGATGGAAGCAGATATCAGGGATGGCAGAGACAGGCCACAACAGATAACACAATACAGTATATTCTGGAGTGGAGTATCGGTAAACTGGTTGGATATCGTGTGCATATAGATGGATCGGGAAGAACAGATGCGGGTGTTCATGCACGTGGACAGGTTGCAAGTGTGAAACTTTCTAAATTATATGATACCAAGGAACTCAAAGATTCACTGAACAGATATCTTCCGGAAGATATCCGTATTGTGAAAGTAGAACTTGCCAAGAATGGTTTTCATGCACGCAAGAGTGCCAAAGGGAAAAAATACGAATATTATATTGACTGTCGTGAAAAACCGGATGTTTTTTCCAGAAGATATTGCTATCATTATCCGGAAAAACTGGACATCGAGGCAATGCGTGATGCAACAAAATATCTGATAGGACCAAAGAATTTTACAAGTTTTACGGATGATAAAGAATGCAAAGATCCAATCCGTAAGATTACAAACATTAAGATAGTAAGCAGCGGAGAAAAAGTGCGGATCACCTATTACGGAACCGGATTTTTATATCATATGGTAAGAATCCTTACAGGAACACTTCTGGAGATTGGTGCAGGAAAGAGGGATGCATCCATGCTGCCGGTCGTAATTGCAGCAGAGGACAGAAGCCTTGCAGGATTTTTAGCTCCGGCAAGAGGATTGTTTTTAAGAAAAGTATATTATTAA
- a CDS encoding exodeoxyribonuclease III codes for MKFISWNVNGIRACAQKGFMDIFNEADADIFCIQESKMQAGQLELDTPGYHQYWNYAERKGYSGTAIFTKEEPLSVSYGLGIEEHDKEGRVITLEFEDFYFITVYTPNSQSELARLDYRMRWEDAFLAYLKKLEEKKPVIFCGDLNVAHKEIDLKNPKTNRKNAGFTDEERGKFTNLLNAGFIDTFRYFYPDAEGIYSWWSYRFSARKKNAGWRIDYFCVSESLKDRIKDAKILTEIMGSDHCPVELDFE; via the coding sequence ATGAAGTTTATATCGTGGAATGTCAACGGAATCCGTGCATGTGCACAAAAAGGATTTATGGATATTTTTAATGAAGCGGATGCAGATATTTTCTGTATACAGGAATCAAAGATGCAGGCTGGGCAGCTGGAACTAGATACGCCGGGATATCATCAGTACTGGAATTATGCTGAGAGAAAAGGTTATTCCGGAACGGCAATCTTTACAAAAGAAGAGCCTCTTTCCGTGAGCTATGGATTGGGAATAGAAGAACATGATAAAGAAGGCCGTGTGATTACGTTAGAGTTTGAAGACTTTTATTTTATTACAGTCTATACACCAAATTCACAGAGCGAACTTGCACGACTGGATTACAGAATGCGATGGGAAGATGCGTTTCTTGCATATCTTAAGAAATTAGAAGAAAAGAAACCGGTGATCTTCTGCGGAGATCTTAATGTAGCACATAAAGAGATTGATTTGAAGAATCCGAAAACCAATCGTAAAAATGCGGGATTTACGGATGAGGAGAGAGGAAAATTTACGAATCTGTTAAATGCGGGGTTCATTGATACGTTCCGCTATTTTTATCCGGATGCAGAGGGAATCTATTCTTGGTGGTCATACCGCTTCAGTGCAAGAAAGAAGAATGCAGGCTGGCGTATTGACTATTTCTGTGTATCTGAAAGCCTGAAAGACAGGATAAAAGATGCGAAAATCCTGACTGAGATCATGGGGTCGGACCATTGCCCCGTGGAACTTGATTTTGAATAA
- the ymfI gene encoding elongation factor P 5-aminopentanone reductase: protein MEQKTIFITGASRGIGKSIALLFASRGYHTFLNCSSSVDELKKLRAYITEKYHTPCTLVPGNVGNPDHVRAIYNKIYQECTHLDVLVNNAGISYINLLTDMTDEDWNRIIQTNLSSVFYCCRQAIPPMVSKRSGKIINISSMWGTSGASCEVAYSASKSGINGFTKALAKELAPSNVQVNAIACGVIDTSMNDQLTSEERKALEEEIPAGRYGTPKEIAQMVWNIVHAPEYMTGQIIGVDGGFL, encoded by the coding sequence ATGGAACAAAAAACAATCTTTATTACAGGTGCTTCCAGAGGCATCGGGAAAAGCATCGCACTTTTATTCGCTTCCCGCGGATATCATACATTTTTGAATTGCTCTTCTTCTGTAGATGAGCTCAAAAAGCTCCGGGCATATATCACCGAAAAATACCATACTCCATGTACACTTGTACCGGGTAATGTAGGAAATCCTGACCACGTACGGGCAATTTACAATAAAATTTATCAGGAATGTACACATCTTGATGTACTCGTCAACAATGCAGGTATTTCCTATATTAATCTTCTGACTGATATGACAGATGAGGACTGGAACCGGATCATTCAAACTAATCTTTCTTCCGTATTTTACTGTTGCAGACAGGCGATTCCTCCGATGGTTTCCAAACGTTCCGGAAAAATCATCAATATTTCTTCCATGTGGGGGACATCCGGTGCTTCCTGTGAAGTTGCATACTCTGCTTCCAAGTCCGGCATCAACGGATTTACCAAAGCGCTCGCCAAAGAACTCGCACCGAGTAACGTTCAGGTTAATGCGATTGCCTGCGGAGTAATCGATACCTCTATGAATGATCAGCTTACCAGCGAAGAGAGAAAGGCTCTTGAAGAAGAAATTCCGGCCGGCAGATATGGTACTCCGAAAGAAATCGCTCAGATGGTATGGAATATTGTACATGCTCCAGAATATATGACCGGACAGATCATCGGAGTTGACGGCGGATTTCTATAA